In a genomic window of Oreochromis aureus strain Israel breed Guangdong linkage group 13, ZZ_aureus, whole genome shotgun sequence:
- the LOC116318802 gene encoding cytochrome P450 1B1 isoform X1 yields MRENTSMSIMDVTVEGMSPATPRALLVTCMTLLVSLHLFRWLCRQRSHSCPPGPLAWPVIGNAPQLGNAPHLYFTRLVKKYGNVFQIKLGSRTVVVLNGGSIKQALVKQGSDFSGRPDFTSFQYISNGESMAFGNSTDWWKVHRKVAQSTVRMFSTGNPQTKKTFEHHVLSEGKELLRLFLRKTKEDKYFQPLTYLVVSTANIMSAVCFGKRYSYEDEEFQQVVGRNDQFTKTVGAGSIVDVMPWLQYFPNPIKTIFENFKKLNLEFSAFVRDKVVEHRKTIDSSTIRDMTDAFIVALDQIRDKMGLPEKDYVSSTVGDVFGASQDTLSTALQWIILILVKYPEIQVRLQQEVDKVVDRSRVPAIEDQQQLPYVMAFIYEVMRFTSFLPLTIPHSTTTDTSIMGYTVPKNTVIFINQWSVNHDPSNWSQPDIFDPERFLDQSGMLNKDLTGNVLLFSLGKRRCIGEELSKMELFLLTALIAHQCNITADPAVPVKLGYNYGLTLKPHAFSVAVSVRDDMKLLEADTSQPSSDSQTKE; encoded by the exons ATGAGGGAAAATACTAG CATGTCTATCATGGATGTGACAGTGGAGGGAATGAGCCCAGCGACTCCGAGGGCTCTGTTAGTGACATGCATGACTCTGCTGGTGTCCCTGCACCTGTTTCGGTGGCTGTGTCGGCAGCGGTCCCATTCCTGCCCGCCCGGCCCCCTCGCCTGGCCGGTCATCGGGAACGCACCGCAGCTTGGTAACGCACCGCACTTGTATTTTACGCGCTTGGTGAAAAAATACGGCAACGTCTTCCAGATCAAGCTCGGCAGTCGGACGGTGGTGGTGCTGAACGGGGGGTCAATCAAACAGGCACTGGTCAAGCAGGGCTCCGACTTCTCCGGCAGACCGGACTTCACCTCCTTCCAGTACATCTCCAATGGGGAGAGCATGGCGTTTGGCAACTCCACGGACTGGTGGAAAGTGCACCGCAAAGTGGCCCAGTCCACAGTCCGGATGTTTTCCACAGGGAACCCCCAAACTAAGAAGACGTTTGAACATCACGTGCTCAGTGAGGGCAAAGAGCTGCTGCGGCTGTTTCTGAGGAAAACGAAGGAGGACAAATACTTTCAGCCCCTGACCTACCTCGTGGTGTCCACTGCCAATATAATGAGCGCGGTTTGCTTTGGGAAGAGGTACTCCTATGAAGATGAGGAGTTTCAGCAGGTGGTGGGCAGGAACGACCAGTTCACCAAGACTGTAGGGGCAGGGAGCATAGTGGACGTTATGCCCTGGCTGCAGTACTTCCCCAACCCCATCAAAACCATCTTTGAAAACTTTAAGAAGCTCAACCTGGAGTTTAGTGCATTCGTTCGAGATAAAGTTGTGGAGCACAGAAAAACAATCGATTCAAGCACCATCAGAGATATGACTGATGCCTTTATAGTGGCGCTGGACCAAATACGAGATAAGATGGGACTTCCTGAGAAAGACTATGTGTCCTCCACAGTCGGGGATGTATTTGGAGCAAGTCAAGACACACTGTCGACTGCCCTGCAGTGGATCATCCTCATTCTCGTCAa GTATCCAGAGATACAGGTGCGTCTCCAGCAGGAGGTGGACAAAGTGGTGGACCGGAGCCGTGTCCCTGCTATCGAGGACCAGCAGCAGCTGCCTTACGTCATGGCCTTCATCTACGAGGTGATGCGCTTCACAAGTTTCCTCCCTCTCACCATCCCCCACTCCACCACCACAGACACATCCATCATGGGCTACACCGTACCAAAGAACACAGTCATCTTCATCAACCAGTGGTCTGTCAATCATGACCCAAGCAATTGGTCCCAACCAGATATCTTTGACCCAGAGCGCTTCCTGGACCAGAGCGGAATGCTGAATAAAGACTTGACCGGCAACGTGCTCCTCTTCTCCCTGGGCAAGCGGCGGTGCATCGGCGAGGAGCTGTCCAAGATGGAGCTGTTCCTGCTTACAGCTCTCATAGCGCACCAGTGCAACATCACAGCCGACCCCGCAGTGCCGGTGAAACTGGGCTACAACTATGGTCTGACTCTGAAGCCTCACGCTTTCTCTGTAGCCGTGTCTGTGCGCGATGATATGAAGTTGCTGGAAGCAGATACCAGTCAGCCCTCATCAGACTcacaaacaaaagaataa
- the LOC116318802 gene encoding cytochrome P450 1B1 isoform X2, whose translation MSIMDVTVEGMSPATPRALLVTCMTLLVSLHLFRWLCRQRSHSCPPGPLAWPVIGNAPQLGNAPHLYFTRLVKKYGNVFQIKLGSRTVVVLNGGSIKQALVKQGSDFSGRPDFTSFQYISNGESMAFGNSTDWWKVHRKVAQSTVRMFSTGNPQTKKTFEHHVLSEGKELLRLFLRKTKEDKYFQPLTYLVVSTANIMSAVCFGKRYSYEDEEFQQVVGRNDQFTKTVGAGSIVDVMPWLQYFPNPIKTIFENFKKLNLEFSAFVRDKVVEHRKTIDSSTIRDMTDAFIVALDQIRDKMGLPEKDYVSSTVGDVFGASQDTLSTALQWIILILVKYPEIQVRLQQEVDKVVDRSRVPAIEDQQQLPYVMAFIYEVMRFTSFLPLTIPHSTTTDTSIMGYTVPKNTVIFINQWSVNHDPSNWSQPDIFDPERFLDQSGMLNKDLTGNVLLFSLGKRRCIGEELSKMELFLLTALIAHQCNITADPAVPVKLGYNYGLTLKPHAFSVAVSVRDDMKLLEADTSQPSSDSQTKE comes from the exons ATGTCTATCATGGATGTGACAGTGGAGGGAATGAGCCCAGCGACTCCGAGGGCTCTGTTAGTGACATGCATGACTCTGCTGGTGTCCCTGCACCTGTTTCGGTGGCTGTGTCGGCAGCGGTCCCATTCCTGCCCGCCCGGCCCCCTCGCCTGGCCGGTCATCGGGAACGCACCGCAGCTTGGTAACGCACCGCACTTGTATTTTACGCGCTTGGTGAAAAAATACGGCAACGTCTTCCAGATCAAGCTCGGCAGTCGGACGGTGGTGGTGCTGAACGGGGGGTCAATCAAACAGGCACTGGTCAAGCAGGGCTCCGACTTCTCCGGCAGACCGGACTTCACCTCCTTCCAGTACATCTCCAATGGGGAGAGCATGGCGTTTGGCAACTCCACGGACTGGTGGAAAGTGCACCGCAAAGTGGCCCAGTCCACAGTCCGGATGTTTTCCACAGGGAACCCCCAAACTAAGAAGACGTTTGAACATCACGTGCTCAGTGAGGGCAAAGAGCTGCTGCGGCTGTTTCTGAGGAAAACGAAGGAGGACAAATACTTTCAGCCCCTGACCTACCTCGTGGTGTCCACTGCCAATATAATGAGCGCGGTTTGCTTTGGGAAGAGGTACTCCTATGAAGATGAGGAGTTTCAGCAGGTGGTGGGCAGGAACGACCAGTTCACCAAGACTGTAGGGGCAGGGAGCATAGTGGACGTTATGCCCTGGCTGCAGTACTTCCCCAACCCCATCAAAACCATCTTTGAAAACTTTAAGAAGCTCAACCTGGAGTTTAGTGCATTCGTTCGAGATAAAGTTGTGGAGCACAGAAAAACAATCGATTCAAGCACCATCAGAGATATGACTGATGCCTTTATAGTGGCGCTGGACCAAATACGAGATAAGATGGGACTTCCTGAGAAAGACTATGTGTCCTCCACAGTCGGGGATGTATTTGGAGCAAGTCAAGACACACTGTCGACTGCCCTGCAGTGGATCATCCTCATTCTCGTCAa GTATCCAGAGATACAGGTGCGTCTCCAGCAGGAGGTGGACAAAGTGGTGGACCGGAGCCGTGTCCCTGCTATCGAGGACCAGCAGCAGCTGCCTTACGTCATGGCCTTCATCTACGAGGTGATGCGCTTCACAAGTTTCCTCCCTCTCACCATCCCCCACTCCACCACCACAGACACATCCATCATGGGCTACACCGTACCAAAGAACACAGTCATCTTCATCAACCAGTGGTCTGTCAATCATGACCCAAGCAATTGGTCCCAACCAGATATCTTTGACCCAGAGCGCTTCCTGGACCAGAGCGGAATGCTGAATAAAGACTTGACCGGCAACGTGCTCCTCTTCTCCCTGGGCAAGCGGCGGTGCATCGGCGAGGAGCTGTCCAAGATGGAGCTGTTCCTGCTTACAGCTCTCATAGCGCACCAGTGCAACATCACAGCCGACCCCGCAGTGCCGGTGAAACTGGGCTACAACTATGGTCTGACTCTGAAGCCTCACGCTTTCTCTGTAGCCGTGTCTGTGCGCGATGATATGAAGTTGCTGGAAGCAGATACCAGTCAGCCCTCATCAGACTcacaaacaaaagaataa
- the LOC116318760 gene encoding N-acylneuraminate-9-phosphatase, translating into MIEHSSTADGMAVKAILFDLDNTLIETSRAGEVALKKTSEFLKTTLGLDDSTVCTICDKFKQKLFHESFDCSAGQTIDDVRAHHWEESIKETVGNCSMPSLPAQCYNMWKSSRLELLTLSPQVCNLLKQLRSSYKLLLLTNGVAQTQREKVATAGCEEFFDAIVIAGEHKEQKPFPSIFRLCFSILEVEAQDCVMVGDSLDTDIQGGLNAGVRATVWINSAGGAASDGSVKPDYTITTVLELPDILAQLQ; encoded by the exons ATGATAGAGCACTCCTCTACCGCTGACGGCATGGCTGTGAAGGcgattttgtttgatttggacAACACGCTCATTGAAACGAGTCGGGCAGGTGAAGTGGCGCTAAAAAag ACCAGTGAATTTTTGAAGACCACGCTGGGCCTTGATGACAGCACCGTCTGCACCATTTGTGACAAGTTCAAGCAGAAGCTGTTCCATGAGAGTTTTGACTGCTCAGCTGGTCAAACCATAGATGATGTCCGTGCGCATCACTGGGAGGAAAGCATCAAGGAGACTGTAGGGAATTGCTCTATGCCTTCTTTGCCAGCTCAGTGTTATAACATGTGGAAAAGCAGTCGCCTGGAGCTTCTCACTCTGTCTCCTCAAGTATGCAACCTCCTGAAACAGCTGCGCAGCAGttacaagctgctgctgctgaccaaCGGGGTAGCACAGACCCAGAGAGAGAAAGTGGCGACGGCTGGATGTGAGGAGTTCTTCGATGCCATTGTGATCGCAGGAGAACACAAAGAGCAGAAACCATTCCCCTCCATCTTCAGGTTGTGTTTCAGCATACTGGAGGTGGAGGCTCAGGACTGTGTGATGGTGGGAGATTCTCTGGACACAGACATTCAGGGGGGCTTGAATGCCGGAGTTCGGGCCACAGTTTGGATTAATAGTGCAGGGGGGGCTGCGTCAGACGGTTCAGTGAAGCCAGACTACACTATCACTACTGTTCTGGAATTGCCAGATATTCTGGCACAGCTGCAATAA